In a single window of the Nocardiopsis composta genome:
- a CDS encoding TetR/AcrR family transcriptional regulator, producing the protein MNPDDPRAQRTRARLREAALSLAAGAAPGTLGVAAIARAAGVNRATVYAHYRDVDELLTDAMEDALSQAARAAAVCPLDAPPDRAPAPLRELFEHVAANAALYRTMLGSQGSPRFAARMRERMTEELAPRLTPTAHTPADLHAAYLSGALTGLIAHWTASDPLLPAGQAADAAWRLVAERAPVG; encoded by the coding sequence ATGAACCCGGACGACCCCCGCGCTCAGCGCACCCGCGCCCGGCTCCGCGAGGCCGCGCTCTCCCTGGCCGCCGGCGCCGCCCCCGGCACCCTCGGCGTCGCCGCGATCGCCCGCGCGGCCGGTGTCAACCGCGCCACGGTCTACGCCCACTACCGCGACGTCGACGAGCTGCTCACCGACGCGATGGAGGACGCGCTCTCCCAGGCGGCCCGCGCCGCCGCCGTCTGCCCCCTGGACGCCCCGCCCGACCGCGCCCCCGCCCCGCTCCGCGAACTCTTCGAGCACGTCGCGGCGAACGCCGCCCTCTACCGCACGATGCTCGGCTCCCAGGGCAGCCCCCGCTTCGCCGCCCGCATGCGCGAACGCATGACCGAGGAGCTCGCCCCCCGCCTCACCCCCACCGCGCACACCCCCGCCGACCTGCACGCCGCCTACCTCTCCGGCGCCCTCACCGGCCTGATCGCGCACTGGACGGCGAGCGATCCCCTTCTCCCCGCCGGGCAGGCGGCGGACGCGGCCTGGCGGCTGGTCGCCGAGAGGGCACCGGTCGGCTGA
- a CDS encoding DsbA family oxidoreductase: MRIEIWADVVCPWAYIGKRRVEAAAELLGGGVEVVWRPYRIDPSAPAVAEPLEEALREPVADGALQACSPGLGHEENRVRIAEIARAEGLGPRWGAAWRVDSGPAHRLLALAHRHRGAQVQNAVAEAVMRAHFTEERDIGDRAVLGRIAEQAGFPEGPGLLDAGGGEREVRELLLYGKARGVATSPTLVVGGRSLEGAQPAEAIAGFLRGGTGPAPLPPEVERFRLAEALLDRRDPLGALEMLAPMLPEHGGDRGVRLLAARCRFASAQLDRAEQELRSLVAEDPGDSYARLLLGRTLYRQSRDAEAAPHLRMAAAMTPDYA; encoded by the coding sequence ATGCGAATCGAGATCTGGGCGGACGTGGTCTGCCCGTGGGCCTACATCGGCAAGCGGAGGGTGGAGGCCGCCGCGGAGCTGCTCGGCGGCGGGGTCGAGGTGGTCTGGCGCCCCTACCGCATCGACCCTTCGGCGCCGGCCGTCGCCGAACCCCTGGAGGAGGCGCTGCGCGAGCCCGTCGCCGACGGAGCCCTGCAGGCCTGCTCGCCCGGGCTCGGCCACGAGGAGAACCGGGTCCGGATCGCGGAGATCGCCCGGGCCGAAGGGCTCGGCCCGCGGTGGGGCGCCGCCTGGCGGGTGGACAGCGGGCCCGCGCACCGGCTGCTCGCCCTGGCCCATCGGCACCGCGGGGCACAGGTGCAGAACGCGGTGGCCGAGGCCGTCATGCGCGCGCACTTCACCGAGGAGCGCGACATCGGCGACCGCGCGGTGCTGGGCCGGATCGCGGAGCAGGCCGGGTTCCCGGAGGGGCCGGGCCTGCTGGACGCGGGCGGCGGCGAGCGGGAGGTGCGCGAGCTGCTGCTCTACGGCAAGGCGCGCGGCGTCGCCACCTCCCCGACGCTGGTGGTCGGCGGGAGGTCGCTGGAGGGGGCGCAGCCGGCCGAGGCGATCGCCGGGTTCCTGCGCGGCGGCACCGGGCCGGCCCCGCTCCCGCCGGAGGTGGAGCGGTTCCGGCTGGCCGAGGCGCTGCTGGACCGGCGCGACCCGCTCGGCGCGCTGGAGATGCTGGCGCCGATGCTGCCCGAGCACGGCGGCGACCGGGGCGTCCGGCTGCTGGCGGCCCGCTGCCGGTTCGCCTCGGCCCAGCTCGACCGGGCCGAGCAGGAGCTGCGCTCCCTGGTGGCCGAGGACCCCGGCGACTCCTACGCGCGGCTGCTGCTCGGCCGCACCCTCTACCGGCAGAGCCGGGACGCCGAGGCCGCGCCGCACCTGCGGATGGCCGCCGCGATGACCCCGGACTACGCCTGA
- a CDS encoding RNA polymerase sigma factor — protein sequence MTGPPEAALVERAQDGDTAAFEALVRRHQGAVYRIALRTLLDEADAADAAQEAFLTAWRNLPELRAPEAFPAWLHRIAARRALNVLRARRPERPDDEEAAALPDPGAGPAQHSVAGGLREALLAALAGLPPPQRLCWVLRELEGLGYREIAEITDSTPTAVRGRIHRARTRLVEALEPWR from the coding sequence ATGACCGGACCTCCGGAGGCCGCCCTGGTCGAGCGGGCGCAGGACGGCGACACCGCCGCGTTCGAGGCGCTGGTCCGCCGGCACCAGGGCGCGGTCTACCGGATCGCGCTGCGCACGCTGCTGGACGAGGCGGACGCGGCCGACGCCGCCCAGGAGGCGTTCCTCACCGCCTGGCGCAACCTGCCCGAGCTGCGCGCCCCGGAGGCCTTCCCGGCCTGGCTGCACCGGATCGCCGCCCGCCGGGCGCTGAACGTGCTGCGGGCGCGCCGCCCGGAGCGCCCCGACGACGAGGAGGCTGCCGCCCTGCCCGACCCCGGTGCCGGGCCCGCCCAGCACTCGGTGGCCGGCGGGCTGCGCGAGGCGCTGCTGGCCGCGCTGGCCGGCCTGCCGCCGCCGCAGCGCCTCTGCTGGGTCCTGCGGGAACTGGAAGGATTGGGCTACCGGGAGATCGCCGAGATCACCGACAGCACCCCGACCGCCGTGCGCGGCCGCATCCACCGCGCGCGCACCCGTCTCGTGGAGGCGCTTGAACCATGGCGGTAG
- a CDS encoding DUF6286 domain-containing protein yields MTSLHEAAPALDPSDVQQDDVDRARQAALRVRRRRRAAAFVAGIAFAALVAVAAAEVISYLAGSPLRILAPGTVPQGGDTPWDDPVMLVSSALVALVGAGLLVYAALAGGGEGSQPRSGPLTWVADCALRSLLADAACSVDGVRTAYVVVHGPWIRVRVTTDPDAEVRPADVEAAVAACLRERLHTGGFRVSAAVGPHDRV; encoded by the coding sequence ATGACTTCTCTCCACGAGGCGGCCCCCGCCTTGGACCCCTCCGATGTGCAGCAGGACGATGTCGATCGGGCGCGCCAGGCGGCGCTGCGCGTCCGGAGGCGCAGACGGGCCGCGGCGTTCGTGGCGGGGATCGCCTTCGCCGCGCTGGTCGCCGTCGCCGCCGCCGAAGTCATCTCCTACCTGGCCGGCAGCCCGCTGCGCATCCTCGCCCCCGGTACCGTCCCGCAGGGCGGCGACACCCCCTGGGACGACCCGGTGATGCTGGTCTCCTCGGCCCTGGTGGCCCTGGTCGGCGCCGGCCTGCTGGTCTACGCGGCACTGGCCGGCGGCGGGGAGGGGAGCCAGCCGCGCAGCGGACCGCTGACCTGGGTCGCCGACTGCGCCCTGCGCAGCCTCCTCGCCGACGCGGCCTGCTCGGTGGACGGGGTCCGCACCGCCTACGTCGTCGTACACGGACCATGGATCCGGGTCCGGGTCACCACCGACCCGGACGCAGAGGTCCGCCCCGCCGACGTCGAGGCCGCCGTCGCCGCATGCCTCCGGGAGCGCCTGCACACCGGCGGCTTCCGGGTCAGCGCGGCGGTCGGTCCGCACGACCGCGTCTGA
- a CDS encoding aminotransferase class IV, which yields MHLDGRPVSAEELIGPALYGYGHFTTMRVEDLRVRGLSLHLERLAADCRFLFGTELDTGAVRERVREAAEREGSPLVVRVTVTDPGLELGRPGRDAHPRLLVTTRPAGPDRPGPLSLATVPFERDLPRVKGTGLLGTLVRRRAAQASGFDDALFLDRRSLVSEGATFNIAFLCRGTLLWPNAEHLPGTTMRLLSELAGDVGLASRSASVHVADLPGMEAALVTNAATGVRPVAAVDEFPFPVQAPVVERLAAAYRALPGEPL from the coding sequence ATGCACCTCGACGGACGGCCGGTGAGCGCGGAGGAGCTGATCGGGCCGGCGCTCTACGGTTACGGCCACTTCACCACCATGCGGGTGGAGGATCTGCGGGTGCGGGGGCTCTCCCTGCACCTGGAGCGGCTGGCGGCGGACTGCCGGTTCCTGTTCGGCACCGAGCTGGACACCGGCGCGGTGCGCGAGCGGGTCCGGGAGGCCGCCGAGCGGGAGGGGTCGCCGCTGGTGGTGCGGGTCACCGTCACCGACCCCGGTCTGGAGCTGGGGAGGCCGGGTCGGGACGCGCATCCCCGCCTGCTGGTGACCACCCGCCCCGCGGGCCCGGACCGCCCCGGGCCGCTCTCCCTGGCGACCGTGCCCTTCGAGCGCGACCTGCCCCGGGTGAAGGGCACCGGCCTGCTGGGCACGCTGGTCCGCCGGCGGGCCGCGCAGGCCTCGGGGTTCGACGACGCGCTGTTCCTGGACCGCCGCTCGCTGGTCTCCGAGGGCGCCACCTTCAACATCGCCTTCCTGTGCCGGGGGACGCTGCTGTGGCCCAATGCCGAGCACCTGCCCGGCACCACCATGCGGCTCCTCTCCGAGCTGGCCGGCGACGTCGGCCTGGCCAGCCGCTCGGCCTCGGTGCACGTCGCCGACCTGCCCGGGATGGAGGCCGCACTGGTCACCAACGCCGCGACCGGGGTGCGGCCGGTCGCCGCCGTGGACGAGTTCCCCTTCCCGGTGCAGGCGCCGGTGGTGGAGCGGCTCGCCGCCGCCTACCGGGCGCTGCCCGGCGAGCCCTTGTGA
- a CDS encoding cysteine hydrolase: MTTPQDSPADGFDPARTAVLALHWQVNVIRPEGFFGAMLAEPVRASGVVERAARFHGRARGAGVPVLFTRFTVPEDGGALVRNTAFMAAVDDARDAFRPDAAGSRLIPEMERDGAEVWDNQRLSGLAGTGLPERLAARGVDTLLVTGVATNLTVEQTARHGTDLGFSVHVLGDCTAAADPEVHRASLANLELATAGVLDAARVLELLGAG; this comes from the coding sequence ATGACGACACCGCAGGATTCGCCCGCCGACGGGTTCGACCCGGCCCGGACCGCCGTGCTCGCGCTGCACTGGCAGGTCAACGTGATCCGCCCGGAGGGGTTCTTCGGCGCGATGCTCGCCGAGCCGGTGCGCGCCTCCGGGGTGGTGGAGCGGGCCGCCCGGTTCCACGGGCGGGCGCGCGGCGCCGGGGTGCCGGTGCTGTTCACCCGGTTCACCGTGCCGGAGGACGGCGGGGCGCTGGTCCGCAACACCGCGTTCATGGCCGCGGTCGACGACGCCCGGGACGCGTTCCGGCCGGACGCCGCCGGTTCCCGGCTGATCCCGGAGATGGAGCGGGACGGCGCCGAGGTCTGGGACAACCAGCGGCTCTCCGGCCTGGCCGGCACCGGCCTGCCCGAGCGCCTCGCCGCGCGCGGCGTGGACACTCTGCTGGTGACCGGGGTGGCCACCAACCTCACCGTGGAGCAGACCGCCCGGCACGGCACCGATCTGGGGTTCTCCGTGCACGTGCTGGGCGACTGCACCGCGGCCGCCGACCCGGAGGTGCACCGGGCCTCGCTGGCCAACCTGGAGCTCGCCACCGCGGGCGTGCTCGACGCGGCCCGGGTCCTGGAGCTGCTCGGCGCCGGGTGA
- a CDS encoding Lrp/AsnC family transcriptional regulator, whose translation MITGYTAAVDPERAGPDIMAFVRLRHPADDCKPFHGLCAVLPEVPEAHRVTGEDRFVLLVAVRSMADPERAVGRIAGPGSVTTGVVYSGPLSRRAVAPGEE comes from the coding sequence GTGATCACCGGATACACCGCCGCCGTCGACCCGGAGCGGGCCGGGCCGGACATCATGGCGTTCGTCCGCCTGCGCCACCCCGCCGACGACTGCAAGCCGTTCCACGGCCTGTGCGCGGTGCTGCCGGAAGTGCCGGAGGCGCACCGCGTCACCGGCGAGGACCGCTTCGTCCTCCTGGTCGCCGTCCGCTCCATGGCCGACCCGGAGCGGGCCGTCGGCCGCATCGCGGGCCCGGGATCCGTCACCACCGGCGTCGTCTACTCCGGTCCGCTGTCCCGCCGCGCGGTCGCGCCGGGGGAGGAGTGA
- a CDS encoding signal peptidase I, whose translation MIDERDQEHPDDRVYTGRAGADAPLDRGWLLGHFKPEGDLRHSTDVEIKWGVHPAGEERAEWAVGEKRTALLVLISGRFRLLFRSGGVLLTEQGDYAVWHPGTDHSWIAEEESVVLTVRWPSVPGYKAGG comes from the coding sequence GTGATCGATGAGAGGGACCAGGAGCACCCGGACGACCGGGTGTACACCGGCAGGGCCGGGGCCGACGCACCGCTGGACCGCGGCTGGCTGCTCGGGCACTTCAAACCCGAGGGCGACCTGCGGCACAGCACCGATGTGGAGATCAAGTGGGGCGTGCACCCCGCCGGCGAGGAGCGCGCCGAGTGGGCCGTCGGCGAGAAGCGCACCGCCCTGCTGGTGCTGATCAGCGGCCGGTTCCGGCTGCTGTTCCGCTCCGGCGGCGTGCTCCTCACCGAGCAGGGCGACTACGCGGTCTGGCACCCAGGGACCGACCACTCCTGGATCGCCGAGGAGGAGTCGGTGGTGCTGACGGTGCGCTGGCCCTCGGTGCCCGGCTACAAGGCCGGCGGCTGA